One genomic region from Tripterygium wilfordii isolate XIE 37 chromosome 20, ASM1340144v1, whole genome shotgun sequence encodes:
- the LOC119986878 gene encoding pentatricopeptide repeat-containing protein At1g62670, mitochondrial-like, whose protein sequence is MLAHGRSPNVVTYSALLDGLCKHGYFNEVVALLKTRQESSIEPNITIYTTVNDGIKTEEVGCCYKINTINQRYLRNNDTTQRRSNFLGEMTLVSLMYRMLALHWTCNVIADKAI, encoded by the exons ATGCTTGCTCATGGCCGAAGTCCTAATGTGGTTACTTACTCAGCTTTGCTCGATGGCTTGTGTAAACATGGATATTTCAATGAGGTAGTTGCACTACTCAAGACAAGGCAAGAAAGTAGTATAGAGCCTAATATCACAATATATACCACCGTTAATGACGGCAT AAAAACGGAAGAGGTTGGTTGTTGTTATAAGATTAATACAATAAATCAACGTTATCTCCGAAATAATGATACGACACAACGGCGAAGCAACTTCTTGGGGGAAATG ACATTGGTGTCGCTTATGTACAGAATGCTTGCT TTGCACTGGACTTGCAATGTTATTGCAGACAAGGCCATTTAA